The Prevotella melaninogenica genome window below encodes:
- a CDS encoding type I restriction enzyme HsdR N-terminal domain-containing protein — MMHLNLPPYQIRVREVNGRKQIFDVLRRKYIALTPEEWVRQHFIHYLIEHKSYPVTLLANEVPLQVGEKKVRADSVLYDNQLRPRMIIEYKAPNIPLTQKVFEQISVYNLLLHVDYLIVSNGLDTYICKMDYENQTYAFLETIPDYQNI, encoded by the coding sequence ATGATGCATCTTAACCTCCCTCCTTATCAGATTAGAGTAAGAGAGGTAAACGGACGAAAGCAGATTTTTGATGTACTTCGCAGGAAGTATATAGCACTCACGCCAGAGGAATGGGTGCGCCAACACTTTATTCATTATCTCATTGAACATAAGAGCTACCCTGTTACCCTACTTGCTAACGAGGTTCCACTACAAGTTGGCGAGAAGAAAGTCCGTGCTGATAGTGTGCTTTACGATAATCAGCTTCGTCCGAGGATGATTATTGAATACAAAGCACCTAACATACCATTAACACAGAAAGTATTTGAACAGATATCCGTTTACAACCTCCTACTTCATGTTGATTATCTGATCGTATCAAATGGCTTAGATACTTATATCTGTAAAATGGATTATGAGAATCAAACATACGCTTTCCTTGAGACAATTCCAGACTATCAAAACATTTAA
- a CDS encoding peptidylprolyl isomerase yields MATRLKIKTTEGDIIIRLYDETPKHRDNFLKLAKEGYFNGTLFHRVIKDFMIQGGDPDSKNAPKGKMLGTGGPDYTIPAEFVYPQYFHKRGALSAARTGDEVNLEKESSGSQFYIVWGKTFKPAELKQMEHQMAMQQEQQVFNQLTREHHEEIMNLRRNRDRVGLQELQDKLIEQTKTTCKQQGKPSFTEEQIEVYTNVGGTPFLDNQYTVFGEVEEGLDIVERIQNCDTDRNDRPTEDVKIETVALL; encoded by the coding sequence ATGGCAACAAGACTTAAAATAAAAACAACAGAAGGCGATATCATTATTCGCCTTTATGACGAGACTCCAAAACATCGTGATAACTTTTTAAAGCTTGCAAAGGAAGGGTATTTCAATGGTACGCTCTTCCACCGAGTAATAAAGGACTTTATGATACAAGGTGGTGATCCAGATAGTAAGAATGCTCCAAAGGGTAAGATGTTAGGTACAGGTGGACCAGACTATACCATTCCTGCTGAATTTGTGTATCCACAATACTTTCACAAACGTGGTGCCTTGAGTGCAGCCCGCACAGGTGATGAAGTTAACCTTGAGAAAGAAAGCAGTGGTAGTCAGTTTTACATTGTATGGGGAAAGACCTTTAAGCCTGCAGAACTGAAGCAAATGGAGCATCAGATGGCAATGCAACAAGAGCAGCAGGTATTCAATCAGCTTACAAGAGAACATCACGAGGAGATAATGAATTTAAGACGTAATCGTGACCGTGTAGGACTGCAAGAGCTACAAGACAAACTGATAGAACAAACAAAAACAACTTGTAAGCAACAAGGTAAGCCTTCCTTTACAGAAGAACAAATAGAGGTTTATACTAATGTTGGTGGTACTCCTTTCCTCGATAATCAGTACACCGTCTTCGGTGAGGTGGAGGAAGGTCTTGACATCGTTGAACGTATACAAAACTGCGATACAGACCGCAACGACCGTCCAACAGAAGATGTTAAGATAGAAACTGTAGCCTTATTGTAA
- the holA gene encoding DNA polymerase III subunit delta, with the protein MPAKQGPTFQSIMQDLKNKKFAPIYMLMGEESYYIDQISGYIAEHVLSPEERDFNQTICFGSDVTAVQVADMARRYPMMAEYQVIIVKEAQNIRSLEALEKYLKNPVKSTILVWCHKNGKIDARKKAVGLAQAVGVVFESKKLRDYQLPDFIQSYLKERKVSIDSKACQIIADHIGADLSRLTSELDKVLISLPADNLRVTPEVVEKEIGVSKDFNAFELRNAIVQKDCFKANQIVKYFDNNPKAGSLYSFLPLLFSYFQSLMIVHYSPRKNTEQDIAAALDLRNTWGAKDFVIGQKNYSARKTMDIISKIRDIDGKSKGLDNPNTGAGDLMKELIFFILH; encoded by the coding sequence ATGCCAGCAAAGCAAGGACCAACATTTCAGAGTATTATGCAGGATCTGAAGAATAAGAAGTTTGCTCCCATCTATATGCTGATGGGGGAAGAGTCTTATTATATCGATCAGATTTCTGGCTATATAGCAGAGCATGTTCTTTCTCCAGAAGAACGAGATTTTAATCAGACTATCTGTTTTGGATCAGATGTTACAGCTGTACAGGTAGCTGATATGGCACGACGATATCCTATGATGGCGGAGTATCAAGTGATAATCGTCAAAGAGGCACAGAATATTCGTTCTTTGGAAGCATTGGAGAAGTACCTCAAAAATCCCGTAAAATCAACCATCCTTGTATGGTGCCATAAAAACGGGAAAATTGACGCACGTAAAAAAGCTGTAGGATTGGCACAGGCTGTCGGTGTCGTTTTTGAAAGTAAGAAGTTGCGCGACTATCAGCTACCAGATTTTATCCAAAGTTATTTGAAGGAGAGAAAAGTTAGTATCGATTCAAAGGCATGTCAGATAATAGCTGATCATATTGGTGCAGATCTTAGTCGTCTTACTTCTGAGTTGGATAAGGTGCTTATCTCTCTTCCTGCAGATAATCTTCGTGTCACCCCAGAAGTAGTGGAGAAGGAGATAGGTGTCAGTAAAGACTTCAATGCTTTTGAACTTAGAAATGCGATTGTACAGAAGGATTGTTTTAAAGCAAATCAGATTGTGAAATATTTTGACAATAATCCAAAAGCTGGTTCTCTTTATTCTTTCCTTCCATTACTCTTTTCTTATTTCCAAAGTTTGATGATAGTTCATTATTCTCCTCGAAAAAATACGGAACAAGATATTGCTGCTGCTTTAGATTTGCGTAATACATGGGGAGCTAAAGATTTTGTAATAGGGCAAAAGAATTATTCTGCTCGCAAAACGATGGACATAATTTCTAAGATTCGAGATATCGATGGAAAGAGTAAAGGATTAGATAATCCTAATACTGGTGCAGGAGATTTGATGAAAGAGCTAATTTTCTTCATACTTCACTAA
- a CDS encoding helix-turn-helix domain-containing protein produces MKDRIRQLMESQHMTQQTFSDFIGISSASLSSIFTGRTKPTLNTVEAIKSKFTKINLDWLLYGQGPMFKDQVTEPNSSTGEAEMVSPGASEGMLDFPYPTPSSQPETEQISSPYSDSMYKSPSRTEVKYIDKPQRRITEIRIFFDDQTWETFVPKK; encoded by the coding sequence ATGAAAGATCGAATCAGACAGCTTATGGAGAGTCAGCATATGACTCAACAAACTTTCTCAGATTTCATAGGAATCTCATCAGCATCTCTCAGTAGTATTTTTACTGGAAGAACAAAACCGACTCTAAATACAGTTGAAGCTATCAAGAGTAAGTTCACAAAGATTAATCTTGATTGGCTTCTGTACGGACAAGGACCTATGTTTAAGGATCAGGTTACTGAACCTAATTCTTCAACTGGAGAAGCCGAGATGGTATCTCCTGGAGCCTCTGAGGGTATGCTTGACTTTCCTTATCCTACTCCATCCTCACAGCCAGAGACAGAACAGATAAGCTCTCCATATAGTGATAGTATGTATAAAAGTCCATCTCGTACAGAGGTAAAGTATATTGACAAACCGCAACGTCGTATCACGGAGATTCGTATCTTCTTTGATGACCAAACATGGGAGACTTTTGTACCAAAGAAGTAA
- a CDS encoding TM2 domain-containing protein, with the protein MESDKVNHILMMLSSKIPAGSIPSVRTRLENTDISESEILALQSQMKDPLLSILLSIFIGSLGIDRFYIGDVGLGIGKLLTAGGCGIWWLIDIFLITDATKQKNLEQLSYYLR; encoded by the coding sequence ATGGAATCAGATAAGGTGAATCATATATTGATGATGCTTTCATCAAAAATCCCTGCAGGAAGTATTCCGAGTGTTCGTACAAGATTGGAAAACACTGATATTAGTGAGTCAGAGATATTGGCTCTCCAGTCTCAGATGAAAGATCCTTTGCTATCAATTCTTTTGTCAATATTTATAGGATCACTTGGTATTGATCGCTTCTATATTGGAGATGTTGGTTTAGGTATTGGTAAGTTGTTGACAGCTGGTGGTTGTGGTATCTGGTGGCTTATAGATATCTTTTTGATAACGGACGCAACTAAGCAGAAGAATTTAGAGCAGTTGTCATACTATCTTCGCTAA
- a CDS encoding DnaJ domain-containing protein, with translation MAIGKWIGGALGWILSGNMLGGLVGYCIGTMLDEAFAGDNRGGDRQNGYGEQSHFGGTRPFEEDRNSFLFSMLVLSSYIIKADGKIMHSEMEYVRQFLRHNFGEQAVSQGESILLKLFDLQKQQGPYQFKETIRKSCVEIRFHTSVSQRLQLLNYLVIIAKADGIVSPEEVVALKEIALYLGLSAQDIESMLNLESGAKASSNIEDAYKVLGVSPSATDDEVKAAYRKMALKHHPDRVSTLGDDIRKAAEKKFQEINDAKERIYKARGL, from the coding sequence ATGGCAATAGGCAAATGGATTGGTGGCGCATTAGGCTGGATACTTAGCGGAAATATGCTGGGTGGTTTAGTTGGCTATTGTATAGGAACAATGCTTGACGAAGCATTTGCAGGCGATAATAGAGGTGGTGATAGGCAGAACGGATATGGCGAGCAAAGTCATTTTGGAGGCACGCGTCCGTTTGAAGAAGACCGCAACTCCTTTTTGTTCTCTATGCTTGTCCTTTCCTCTTACATTATAAAAGCCGATGGAAAGATAATGCACTCTGAGATGGAATATGTACGCCAATTCCTTCGTCATAACTTCGGCGAGCAGGCTGTAAGCCAAGGAGAATCAATTCTGCTAAAGTTATTTGATTTACAGAAGCAACAAGGCCCTTACCAATTTAAAGAAACAATCCGTAAGAGCTGTGTTGAAATACGTTTTCATACAAGTGTCAGTCAACGACTACAATTACTAAATTACCTTGTCATCATAGCAAAAGCAGATGGCATAGTAAGCCCAGAAGAAGTTGTTGCACTGAAAGAGATTGCCTTATATCTTGGTCTTTCTGCGCAAGACATAGAGTCCATGCTCAACTTAGAAAGTGGAGCAAAAGCAAGTAGTAACATTGAAGATGCCTATAAAGTATTAGGGGTATCTCCATCAGCAACAGACGATGAGGTCAAGGCTGCTTACCGCAAGATGGCACTTAAACATCATCCAGACCGTGTTTCTACACTTGGAGACGATATCCGAAAGGCTGCTGAAAAGAAGTTCCAGGAGATTAATGACGCCAAAGAAAGAATCTATAAGGCAAGAGGACTGTGA